A single Leptolyngbya ohadii IS1 DNA region contains:
- a CDS encoding glycoside hydrolase family 3 N-terminal domain-containing protein yields the protein MTRIGLLSALPDWNTLSLRQQVAQMIVVRASGHLFDHQIEYPRWEASNAVLQRSIQELGVGGVILLGGSAAEIGLRTRQLQDWAEVPLLLCADIEEGVGQRFAGATGFPPPMALGHIARHDPSLAIDLAFQMGKITAQEAKAIGLNWVLAPVVDVNNNPANPVISVRSWGDTPEIVGRLGAAFIHGAQSFPVLTSAKHFPGHGDTAIDSHLDLPVIDHEFFRLQQTELPPFQQAIAVGVDSVMTAHLRLPALDRTYPATLSRSILTDLLRRQMRFDGLIVTDALIMGAILDRYGVNEAPVMAVEAGADVIMMPADPEGAIDAICEAVAAGRISQTQIEASLERIWRAKRKVSQIPITGSSTHDWERQPPDAIDLTQLASPEAIETATAILQHSSQIHRAKGDRLEQFTSNQLLEIGNSGTPRNLIVVDDALNSGFLVRSAPAVVLPSGLGYALQVVDRQTIGFVLAETNPPPTLLQVFLRANPFRDTAGLTQMVQRLIDRLLQPSSDSSGLLALVLYGSPYVLESLVAQLPPDLPYGFSYGQMPAAQAIVLNQLLGNSQQAAQPFTD from the coding sequence TTGACAAGAATCGGTCTGCTCTCGGCACTGCCGGACTGGAATACCCTATCGCTGCGGCAGCAGGTTGCCCAGATGATTGTGGTGCGGGCATCGGGTCATCTGTTCGACCATCAAATTGAGTATCCGCGCTGGGAAGCCTCTAATGCTGTTTTGCAGCGATCGATCCAGGAGTTGGGCGTGGGCGGCGTAATTTTGCTGGGCGGCAGTGCGGCAGAGATTGGCTTGCGAACCCGACAGCTTCAGGATTGGGCAGAAGTTCCGCTGCTTCTCTGTGCCGATATTGAAGAAGGGGTGGGACAGCGATTTGCTGGGGCAACAGGGTTTCCGCCGCCGATGGCGCTGGGTCACATTGCCCGCCATGATCCGTCGCTGGCAATCGATCTGGCATTCCAAATGGGCAAAATCACCGCTCAGGAAGCAAAGGCGATCGGCTTAAACTGGGTGCTGGCTCCCGTGGTGGATGTGAATAACAATCCAGCGAATCCGGTGATCAGTGTGCGATCGTGGGGCGATACGCCAGAAATTGTGGGTCGGCTAGGGGCAGCGTTTATTCACGGAGCGCAGTCCTTCCCGGTACTCACCTCTGCCAAGCATTTTCCCGGACATGGGGATACGGCGATCGACTCCCACCTGGATTTGCCCGTGATCGACCACGAGTTTTTCCGCTTGCAGCAGACTGAATTGCCGCCCTTTCAGCAGGCGATCGCGGTGGGGGTGGATTCGGTGATGACGGCTCATCTGCGGCTTCCTGCCCTGGATCGAACCTATCCGGCAACCCTGTCGCGCTCGATTCTCACCGACCTGCTGCGTCGGCAAATGCGCTTTGATGGGCTGATTGTCACCGATGCCCTGATTATGGGCGCGATTCTCGATCGGTATGGAGTCAACGAAGCGCCCGTAATGGCAGTCGAGGCGGGGGCAGATGTGATCATGATGCCTGCCGATCCCGAAGGGGCGATCGATGCAATCTGTGAGGCAGTCGCAGCTGGACGCATTTCCCAGACGCAGATTGAGGCATCTCTGGAGCGAATCTGGCGGGCAAAACGAAAGGTCAGCCAAATCCCAATTACGGGCAGCAGCACCCACGACTGGGAACGACAGCCGCCGGACGCGATCGATCTCACCCAGCTTGCTTCACCAGAGGCGATCGAAACCGCAACCGCCATTTTGCAGCACTCCAGCCAAATTCATCGGGCTAAGGGCGATCGGCTGGAACAGTTTACCAGCAACCAGCTGCTTGAAATTGGGAATAGTGGCACTCCCCGCAATCTGATCGTGGTAGACGATGCCCTCAATAGCGGGTTCTTGGTGCGATCGGCTCCCGCAGTCGTCCTGCCGTCCGGATTAGGCTATGCCTTACAAGTCGTGGATCGCCAGACGATCGGCTTTGTCCTCGCTGAAACCAATCCGCCTCCGACCCTGCTCCAGGTCTTTCTGCGGGCAAACCCGTTCCGCGACACCGCCGGACTGACGCAGATGGTGCAAAGGCTGATTGATCGCCTCCTCCAGCCCAGTTCCGATTCGTCCGGCTTACTGGCACTCGTCCTCTACGGCAGTCCCTACGTTCTGGAATCCCTGGTTGCTCAACTCCCTCCCGACCTGCCCTACGGCTTCTCCTACGGACAAATGCCAGCAGCACAGGCGATCGTCCTGAATCAGCTATTGGGCAATTCGCAGCAGGCAGCCCAACCTTTCACTGATTAG
- a CDS encoding DUF3086 domain-containing protein — MNSDSSFPSESTGRPPIPLNLGDRSIPPSTPSPASSAEVNDLERRVADLRQQEKKLQQEIQSLQTSYNAMLQRQVTEAQTAIGRLVKESLSDLEQRKQALQLSIEQLERRQERIRNEMKTTFAGSSQDLAIRIQGFKDYLVGSLQDLAAAAEQIQLTPPVVEETRQRPAGQPAPSKAAPAEAPQPEAATPQFAERKFQDETKVIRKLLDQYRTMPDYYGPPWQLRRTFEPIHAERVSNWFFTQGGRGAIRSMGSRLQNILIASAVISILNELYGERLRPLILGNSPERLGEWRRGLQDCLGISRGDFGTEEGIVLFEAPEPLVQRADRLVKQKQLPLILVDESEEMISLSLLQFPLWLAFAPDPMNPVAY, encoded by the coding sequence ATGAATTCTGATTCGTCTTTTCCCTCTGAATCCACTGGAAGACCGCCGATTCCTCTCAATCTTGGCGATCGTAGCATTCCGCCCAGCACACCCTCTCCCGCATCCTCAGCAGAGGTGAACGATCTTGAAAGACGGGTCGCAGATCTCCGACAGCAGGAGAAAAAGCTTCAGCAGGAAATTCAGTCGCTGCAAACTTCCTACAATGCCATGCTGCAACGGCAAGTTACCGAGGCACAAACGGCGATCGGGCGATTGGTAAAGGAGAGTCTGAGCGATTTGGAACAGCGCAAGCAGGCACTTCAGCTTTCGATCGAGCAGCTAGAGCGGCGGCAGGAACGGATTCGCAACGAGATGAAAACCACCTTCGCTGGGTCGTCTCAGGATCTCGCGATTCGGATTCAGGGCTTTAAGGATTATCTGGTGGGCAGTCTTCAAGACCTGGCAGCGGCAGCGGAGCAAATTCAGCTCACGCCTCCCGTTGTTGAAGAAACCCGGCAGCGTCCGGCAGGTCAACCCGCCCCCAGCAAGGCAGCTCCCGCAGAAGCTCCCCAGCCCGAAGCCGCAACGCCTCAGTTCGCGGAGAGGAAGTTCCAGGACGAGACGAAGGTTATTCGCAAACTGTTGGATCAGTACCGCACCATGCCGGACTACTACGGTCCCCCCTGGCAACTCAGACGCACCTTTGAGCCGATCCACGCTGAGCGAGTGTCCAACTGGTTCTTTACGCAGGGCGGACGGGGTGCCATTCGATCGATGGGTTCACGGCTGCAAAATATTCTGATTGCCTCGGCGGTGATTTCCATTTTGAACGAGCTGTACGGAGAGCGGCTACGTCCGCTGATTCTGGGCAACTCTCCGGAGCGGCTGGGCGAATGGCGGCGCGGCTTACAGGACTGTCTAGGCATTTCGCGCGGCGATTTTGGCACGGAGGAAGGAATCGTTCTGTTTGAAGCGCCGGAGCCTCTGGTACAGCGAGCCGATCGCCTGGTGAAGCAAAAGCAGCTGCCGCTGATCCTGGTGGATGAGTCGGAGGAGATGATTAGCCTATCGCTGCTGCAATTTCCGCTGTGGCTGGCGTTCGCGCCCGACCCGATGAATCCGGTGGCGTATTAG
- a CDS encoding DUF3119 family protein, translated as MTTSPSVSTPAATETVQLEPSFAIPIVLVLAAIPLWFVNVWLSGTIALFGLFLLIQAATLRLRFTPVALEVYRGEKMIRCFPYQEWQNWRIFWFNVPILMYFKEVKSIHFLPILFDPKLLRVCLEQRCPRIE; from the coding sequence ATGACGACCTCACCCAGTGTTTCTACACCTGCCGCAACTGAGACTGTTCAGCTTGAACCCAGCTTTGCCATCCCGATTGTGCTGGTATTGGCAGCCATTCCCCTCTGGTTTGTCAATGTCTGGCTGAGTGGGACGATCGCCCTGTTCGGGCTATTTCTCCTGATCCAGGCAGCGACGCTGCGGTTGCGGTTTACGCCCGTTGCGCTGGAGGTCTATCGGGGAGAAAAGATGATTCGCTGTTTCCCCTATCAGGAATGGCAGAACTGGCGGATTTTCTGGTTCAACGTCCCGATTCTGATGTACTTCAAGGAAGTCAAAAGCATTCACTTTCTGCCCATTCTGTTTGATCCGAAGCTGCTGAGAGTCTGCCTGGAGCAGCGCTGTCCTCGGATTGAGTAG
- a CDS encoding MlaE family lipid ABC transporter permease subunit gives MTQTGQTTDLGRWFQRLVAAMLLGGQVVIHLLGGRIHRRNTLDQMVAVGPASLLVALLTAAFVGMVFTIQVAREFIRFGAGSAIGGVLAIALARELAPVLTAVVLAGRVGSAFAAELGAMQVTEQIDALYMLKTDPIDYLVIPRVVACCLMLPILTILSFVTGLLGGLLISDLLYNISNEVFLNSVRQFLTSWDLISGMIKGGVFGSLIAVIGSSWGLTTSGGAKGVGQSTTTAVVTALLTIFITNFFLSWLMFQGPGSELFNL, from the coding sequence TTGACTCAAACAGGACAAACAACCGATTTAGGACGCTGGTTCCAACGCCTGGTGGCGGCAATGCTGTTAGGGGGGCAGGTGGTGATTCATCTGCTGGGCGGCAGAATCCATCGACGGAACACGCTGGATCAGATGGTGGCTGTGGGTCCGGCTTCGCTGCTGGTGGCGCTCCTGACGGCGGCTTTTGTGGGCATGGTATTTACGATTCAGGTTGCCCGTGAGTTCATTCGCTTTGGGGCAGGTTCGGCGATCGGGGGGGTACTGGCGATCGCCCTGGCGCGGGAACTGGCTCCGGTGCTGACAGCGGTAGTTCTGGCGGGTCGGGTTGGCTCTGCCTTTGCAGCAGAACTGGGAGCAATGCAGGTTACAGAGCAGATCGACGCTCTCTATATGCTCAAAACAGACCCGATCGACTATCTGGTGATTCCCAGGGTAGTTGCCTGCTGTTTGATGCTGCCGATTCTCACAATTCTGTCGTTTGTGACCGGGCTGCTAGGCGGATTGCTGATTTCCGATCTGCTCTACAACATCTCTAATGAGGTTTTTCTGAACTCAGTGCGGCAGTTTCTCACCTCGTGGGATCTCATCAGCGGCATGATAAAGGGCGGCGTGTTTGGATCACTGATTGCGGTGATTGGATCAAGTTGGGGACTGACGACTTCAGGCGGTGCAAAGGGCGTTGGGCAATCGACTACAACGGCTGTGGTGACGGCACTGCTCACCATTTTCATTACCAACTTTTTCCTGTCCTGGCTGATGTTCCAGGGTCCGGGCAGCGAGCTGTTTAACCTGTAG
- a CDS encoding lipid-A-disaccharide synthase-related protein — MRLLCLSNGHGEDTIALRIVQALQQQSQSMSQPLEIAALPVVGEGQTYQQQGIPIVGTVKAMPSGGFVYMDGKQLARDIRGGLLQLTRTQMRTVRTWAQEGGFVLAVGDIVPLLFAWWSRVPYAFIATAKSEYYLRDEHGLLPRQSWFERLESWSGSVFLPWERWLMSRPHCRAVFPRDRLTTHFLKRWKIPAFDLGNPMMDGLEPAGQMFRSLNEDSLPLTIALLPGSRAPEAYENWGLIVQSATALQKMMPDRSLLFVAATVPWLDREQLQHTLRVQGWRQQTEDSFEQTNARLILTQAFNDCLHQADLGIAMAGTATEQLVGLGKPVVSLPGKGPQFTFAFAEAQTRLLGCSVTMVQRPQMVPPAVTALLQDPDRLYQIQQNGQQRMGTGGAAARIATHLLREFQ; from the coding sequence ATGCGCCTCCTCTGCCTGAGTAACGGACACGGTGAAGACACGATCGCTCTGCGAATTGTGCAGGCACTCCAGCAGCAGTCTCAGTCGATGTCCCAGCCACTCGAAATTGCTGCCCTGCCGGTCGTGGGGGAAGGACAGACATATCAGCAGCAGGGCATCCCGATCGTGGGAACGGTCAAGGCAATGCCGTCGGGTGGATTTGTGTACATGGACGGTAAACAGCTCGCGCGGGATATACGAGGCGGACTCTTGCAGCTGACCCGGACTCAGATGCGAACGGTGCGAACCTGGGCACAGGAAGGAGGATTTGTGCTGGCGGTGGGGGATATTGTGCCGCTGCTGTTTGCCTGGTGGAGTCGTGTTCCCTATGCCTTCATAGCCACGGCAAAATCGGAATACTATCTGCGCGACGAGCATGGGCTGCTGCCTCGCCAGTCCTGGTTTGAACGGCTGGAAAGCTGGTCGGGGTCGGTCTTTCTGCCCTGGGAACGCTGGTTGATGAGCCGCCCTCACTGTCGGGCAGTTTTTCCGCGCGATCGCCTGACCACCCACTTTCTAAAACGCTGGAAAATTCCCGCCTTCGATCTGGGGAATCCCATGATGGATGGATTGGAGCCAGCAGGTCAGATGTTTCGATCGCTTAATGAAGATTCGCTGCCGCTGACGATCGCCCTATTACCGGGTTCTCGCGCACCAGAGGCATACGAAAACTGGGGTCTGATCGTACAATCCGCCACGGCGCTGCAAAAGATGATGCCCGATCGATCGCTGCTATTCGTCGCGGCAACGGTGCCCTGGCTCGATCGCGAGCAGCTTCAGCATACCCTGCGGGTGCAGGGCTGGCGACAGCAGACGGAGGATTCCTTTGAGCAAACTAATGCGCGGCTCATCCTGACCCAGGCATTTAACGACTGCTTGCATCAGGCAGATCTGGGCATTGCGATGGCAGGAACGGCGACGGAACAGCTTGTGGGTTTGGGGAAGCCTGTGGTTTCGCTACCGGGTAAGGGTCCGCAGTTTACGTTTGCTTTTGCTGAAGCGCAGACTCGGCTACTGGGCTGCTCGGTGACAATGGTGCAGCGTCCGCAAATGGTTCCGCCTGCGGTAACGGCTCTGCTGCAAGACCCCGATCGCCTCTATCAAA